One segment of Nostoc flagelliforme CCNUN1 DNA contains the following:
- a CDS encoding reverse transcriptase domain-containing protein has product MQSYCTVPTISDRAYQCLIKYALEPTAEATFNAHSYGFRPSRSCHDIQRQLFNNLNSSSNGVEKRILELDIEKCFDKIDHKFLMQSVQLPKAAKQGVFRAIKAGVRGEFPSSESGTPQGGVISPLLANLVLHGLENVGHEVRLKIRNGGRYIDTINGFRYADDVVFILKPGDDSKLLREYIDNFLETRGLKVKEAKTKVAHSTDGFDFLGWNFAVKPNGKFISTPSQKATDSIKTKVKEVMKDSRFTLEHRINKCGSMIRGWRNYHRFCDMSQHDLWALRYWLWKFIRKQGRYNRYETNKVIKRAIPSVSWSACKFVIVKGDKSPYDGDFVYWSKRENANYDGITARLLKKQNHKCTDCNLSFISGDIAELHHIDGNHDNWKPLNLEVLHRECHQHQTIHGRVRVRTAG; this is encoded by the coding sequence GTGCAGTCTTACTGTACTGTTCCAACCATTAGCGACAGAGCATATCAATGTCTCATCAAATATGCCTTGGAACCAACAGCGGAAGCTACGTTCAATGCCCACTCATACGGGTTCAGACCTAGTAGAAGCTGTCATGATATTCAAAGACAATTATTCAATAATCTAAACTCTAGTAGTAATGGAGTAGAAAAGAGAATTTTGGAATTGGATATTGAAAAATGTTTTGACAAGATTGACCACAAATTTTTGATGCAATCTGTCCAACTACCAAAGGCAGCAAAACAAGGAGTCTTTCGGGCAATAAAAGCCGGAGTTAGGGGAGAATTCCCTTCGTCAGAATCTGGTACGCCCCAAGGGGGAGTTATTAGCCCATTACTAGCAAATCTAGTCCTTCACGGATTAGAAAATGTAGGTCATGAGGTCAGATTAAAAATCAGAAATGGCGGAAGATATATAGACACTATTAATGGATTTCGTTATGCGGATGACGTTGTGTTTATTCTGAAACCAGGAGATGACTCCAAACTCCTCCGAGAATACATTGATAACTTCTTGGAAACAAGAGGATTAAAAGTCAAAGAAGCCAAAACCAAAGTTGCACATAGTACAGATGGTTTCGACTTCCTTGGGTGGAACTTCGCAGTTAAACCCAATGGTAAATTCATTTCAACACCAAGTCAAAAAGCTACAGATAGCATTAAGACAAAAGTTAAAGAAGTGATGAAAGATAGTCGTTTCACTCTAGAGCATCGCATCAACAAATGTGGTTCGATGATAAGAGGGTGGAGAAATTACCACAGATTCTGCGATATGAGTCAACATGACCTATGGGCACTGCGCTACTGGTTATGGAAATTCATTCGGAAACAAGGAAGATACAACCGTTATGAAACCAATAAGGTTATAAAAAGAGCAATTCCTTCGGTCAGTTGGTCAGCTTGCAAGTTTGTCATTGTCAAAGGAGATAAATCACCCTATGATGGCGACTTTGTTTATTGGTCTAAACGCGAGAATGCTAACTACGATGGTATAACGGCACGACTTCTCAAGAAACAGAATCACAAATGTACAGACTGTAATCTATCGTTCATTTCAGGTGATATTGCGGAATTACACCACATTGACGGCAACCATGATAACTGGAAACCGTTAAATTTGGAAGTCCTGCACCGAGAATGTCACCAGCATCAGACCATTCATGGTCGGGTGAGAGTCCGAACAGCGGGATAG
- a CDS encoding DUF5372 family protein: MGSRVTIINPIHPLCGQSVVIQQIRKVGQETKVTVESPLGGFLSLPATSTDLWTQQAFTVQTVGKFLPEKLLRLSEWVAGRSQIITSESSCVLDDIEVEHKKKNEKKASTSNRSSQKRRKAKSPYKANSTVSGQNTLHSTDRESDN, encoded by the coding sequence TTGGGAAGTCGTGTCACCATCATCAATCCCATCCACCCGTTATGTGGTCAGTCTGTTGTAATACAGCAAATTCGTAAAGTTGGCCAAGAGACTAAAGTAACTGTAGAAAGTCCTTTGGGAGGATTTTTGTCTCTACCAGCAACGTCAACCGACCTATGGACACAGCAAGCTTTCACAGTCCAAACAGTCGGGAAGTTTTTACCTGAGAAATTACTGCGATTAAGCGAATGGGTAGCAGGGCGATCGCAAATTATAACGTCCGAATCTTCTTGTGTTCTTGATGATATTGAAGTCGAACACAAGAAAAAAAATGAGAAAAAAGCATCTACTAGCAACCGCTCAAGCCAAAAACGAAGAAAGGCTAAGTCGCCTTATAAAGCTAACAGCACGGTTAGTGGACAAAATACTCTCCACTCAACAGACAGAGAAAGCGATAACTAG